A genome region from Trichocoleus sp. includes the following:
- a CDS encoding GAF domain-containing SpoIIE family protein phosphatase produces MSVRPPDPTSTLMTAVPVPRQPSQPPDFTGDSTPADITPVFALKELVSRLHREQTKIQDLLSSLGFALRSFKNLNQFLELTPLIAARVTDADGGALVLFKPNGQMRLERLHCQDNQCQDVRIAIEAATRQLTAAAANPNQNGKLAPFPSRTAALDYHVNTFLGSSVHLFGTAILTKNVERGRLYVFSREPEYAWTDTRQKLVRLVADQTAVAIENDELTVELRKKERLDRELEIGAEIQLQLLPRQCPKIDGLELAARCKTASRVGGDYYDFIPANYDQIRRTKSGKVEAGRWSVAIGDVMGKGVPAGLIMTMLRGMLRAEVLNAHSPSKILQHLNHVMYADLENSNRFVTLFYSEYDSETRTLSFSNAAHNPPLLWQASTGTIKRLDTLGMLIGLDMDNKYYETQVQLQPGDTIIYYTDGFTDAANQQGERFDEENLTRHFQWACRHCESPNAILEYLYEQVQRFIGVDRHNEDDMTLIVMQVQPEAAD; encoded by the coding sequence GTGTCTGTTCGCCCACCTGATCCTACCTCTACGTTGATGACTGCTGTGCCTGTTCCTCGACAGCCTTCCCAACCGCCCGATTTCACTGGTGACTCAACGCCAGCAGACATTACACCTGTCTTTGCCCTCAAGGAACTGGTGTCTCGCCTGCACCGGGAGCAGACTAAAATTCAGGACTTACTGAGTTCTTTAGGGTTTGCACTCCGCAGTTTCAAGAACTTAAATCAATTTCTAGAGCTAACTCCCCTGATTGCAGCGAGAGTAACGGACGCTGATGGCGGTGCATTGGTGCTGTTTAAACCCAATGGGCAAATGCGCCTGGAACGGCTGCACTGTCAGGATAATCAATGTCAGGATGTACGAATTGCGATCGAAGCTGCTACCCGCCAACTGACTGCTGCCGCTGCAAATCCCAACCAAAATGGCAAGCTAGCTCCCTTCCCCAGCCGTACAGCAGCTCTGGATTATCACGTCAATACCTTCCTTGGGTCTTCGGTGCATTTATTTGGCACTGCTATCCTGACGAAAAATGTAGAGCGGGGTCGGCTCTATGTATTCAGCCGCGAACCGGAATATGCCTGGACAGATACGCGCCAAAAGCTCGTGCGCCTGGTGGCAGACCAAACAGCAGTGGCGATCGAAAACGATGAGCTAACGGTAGAACTCCGTAAGAAAGAAAGGCTCGATCGAGAACTGGAAATTGGGGCAGAGATTCAGCTTCAGCTATTGCCGCGTCAGTGCCCGAAAATTGATGGTCTGGAATTAGCGGCTCGCTGTAAAACCGCTAGTCGGGTGGGCGGAGACTACTATGATTTCATTCCTGCTAACTATGACCAGATCCGCCGAACCAAATCGGGCAAGGTTGAGGCAGGTCGCTGGAGTGTAGCGATCGGGGATGTCATGGGCAAAGGCGTCCCTGCCGGACTAATCATGACCATGCTGCGGGGAATGCTGCGGGCAGAAGTGCTCAACGCCCACTCACCTTCAAAAATTTTGCAGCACCTGAACCATGTGATGTATGCGGATCTGGAAAACTCCAACCGGTTTGTGACGCTGTTCTACTCTGAATATGACAGCGAAACCCGCACCCTCTCCTTTAGTAACGCTGCTCATAATCCTCCCTTGCTCTGGCAGGCATCGACTGGAACTATCAAACGACTCGACACGCTGGGAATGCTGATTGGGCTGGATATGGACAACAAGTACTACGAAACCCAGGTGCAGCTTCAACCCGGGGACACGATTATCTATTACACTGATGGCTTCACGGACGCAGCAAACCAGCAAGGCGAACGCTTTGATGAAGAGAATCTCACGCGTCATTTTCAGTGGGCTTGCCGTCACTGCGAAAGCCCAAATGCAATCTTGGAATACCTGTATGAGCAGGTACAACGGTTTATCGGGGTCGATCGCCACAACGAAGATGATATGACCTTGATTGTGATGCAGGTTCAGCCAGAAGCAGCCGATTGA